One Camelina sativa cultivar DH55 chromosome 3, Cs, whole genome shotgun sequence genomic window carries:
- the LOC104767198 gene encoding phosphoglycerate mutase-like protein AT74H — protein MVNHEKKMPPKRIILMRHGESAGNIDAGAYATTPDHKIPLTEEGRAQAREAGKRMRALISTQSGGACGENWRVYFYVSPYERTRTTLREVGKGFSKKRVIGVREECRIREQDFGNFQVEERMRVVKETRERFGRFFYRFPEGESAADVYDRVSSFLESMWRDVDMNRHQVDPSSELNLVIVSHGLTSRVFLTKWFKWTVEEFERLNNFGNCEFRVMELGASGEYTFGIHHTEEEMLGWGMSKEMIDDQMDRVDGCRVTSNDSCSLHLHEYFDLLDVTDDEEE, from the exons atggtgaaccATGAGAAGAAGATGCCCCCAAAACGCATCATACTAATGCGCCACGGTGAGTCCGCAGGCAACATCGACGCAGGTGCATACGCGACCACACCAGATCACAAGATCCCTCTGACGGAAGAAGGACGAGCGCAGGCACGTGAGGCCGGTAAGAGAATGAGAGCACTCATATCAACTCAAAGCGGTGGAGCGTGCGGAGAGAATTGGCGCGTGTATTTCTACGTGTCGCCTTACGAGAGAACCAGGACGACTTTGAGGGAAGTAGGGAAAGGGTTCTCGAAGAAGCGCGTGATAGGAGTGAGGGAAGAGTGCAGGATCAGAGAACAAGACTTTGGGAATTTTCAAGTTGAAGAGAGGATGAGAGTTGTCAAGGAGACTAGGGAACGTTTCGGTAGATTTTTCTATCGTTTCCCCGAAGGTGAATCTGCCGCCGACGTCTACGATCGTGTTtcta GTTTTCTGGAGTCGATGTGGAGGGACGTGGACATGAACAGGCATCAGGTGGATCCATCAAGTGAACTAAACCTAGTGATAGTGTCCCACGGACTGACCTCTCGGGTGTTTCTAACGAAATGGTTCAAGTGGACGGTGGAAGAGTTCGAGCGGTTGAACAACTTTGGGAACTGCGAGTTTCGAGTGATGGAGTTAGGAGCGAGCGGAGAGTACACTTTCGGGATACACCACACCGAAGAAGAGATGTTGGGTTGGGGGATGTCCAAAGAAATGATTGATGATCAGATGGATCGTGTTGATGGTTGTCGCGTAACATCGAACGATTCTTGTTCATTACATCTCCAtgaatattttgatttgttagATGTCaccgatgatgaagaagaatga
- the LOC104767209 gene encoding cation/calcium exchanger 5 yields the protein MELMIPSSSTIGNSALCLTLISILIFFLFFLTTPTIPTFPDHHPHLRSLLDDSTTTNSSSSIVVNPDSSCYSSRSHDNGGGGVINYFSLHYCIFDQNLFFTIPILSLLILLQFYILIKTAQTHFSTVTTKLADRLNLSPSMAAVTLLALGNGAPDVFASVAALRGGQYRTGFGAILSAGTFVSAFVVGFVAIYAAPFPVDAASFVRDVLFYLIAASFLFFVYLSGEIFVWQAIGFVGFYVFFVGFVFWMDFGTNLDKGRSISEEEKDLLRVNDCEIASGPFESYKAEKEHLFSGIFRLYGTISRMWETPVSVLLSLTIPKPSPSEWSRFYRSANIVFCPLALLYSCNSFVPLNHPISFLFPNTHLPLWLVVLLMTSSLAFLHFTVEKQPPKTEQLPVIVVAFIMSVFWISTIAGELLNCLAALGTLLKLPPALLGLTVLAWGNSVGDLVADVAVAKAGRPAMAMAGCFAGPMFNMLVGLGSALVMQTANVYPNAYELGFHVGIVIAFVFLLLSLMGSLLVITWSRFRVPRFWGICLVGLYVVFTFVSLIIASFST from the exons ATGGAATTgatgattccttcttcttccaccattgGAAACTCTGCTCTGTGTTTAACCCTAATCTccattctcatcttcttcttattcttcctcACTACACCCACCATTCCCACTTTCCCggatcatcatcctcatcttcgTTCTCTTCTCGACGATTCCACTACTACGAACAGTAGTAGCTCAATCGTTGTTAACCCAGATTCATCTTGTTACTCCTCGAGATCTCACGATAATGGCGGCGGAGGAGTTATCAACTACTTCTCCCTCCATTACTGCATCTTCGACCAAAACCTATTCTTCACGATCCCAATCTtgtctcttcttattcttctacAGTTCTACATACTCATCAAAACCGCTCAGACTCACTTCTCCACCGTCACTACTAAGCTCGCCGATCGCCTCAATCTCTCTCCCAGTATGGCCGCTGTGACTCTCTTAGCTTTAGGTAACGGCGCACCTGACGTGTTTGCCTCTGTTGCTGCTTTGCGTGGTGGTCAGTATCGTACCGGGTTCGGAGCTATCTTATCTGCTGGGACTTTCGTCTCCGCCTTTGTGGTTGGGTTTGTTGCCATCTACGCGGCGCCGTTTCCTGTTGACGCTGCTTCTTTCGTTAGGGATGTGCTTTTTTACTTGATCGCTGCTTCCTTCTTGTTCTTTGTCTACTTGAGTGGCGAGATATTTGTGTGGCAGGCTATAGGCTTCGTTGGGTTTTACGTTTTCTTCGTTGGTTTTGTCTTCTGGATGGATTTTGGTACCAATCTTGATAAAGGGAGAAGTATCAGTGAGGAAGAGAAGGATCTGTTGAGAGTTAATGATTGTGAGATTGCTTCAGGTCCTTTTGAGAGTTATAAAGCAGAGAAAGAACATCTTTTTTCAGGAATTTTTCGTCTTTATGGAACG ATCTCAAGGATGTGGGAAACTCCTGTCTCAGTTCTTTTGAGCCTTACCATCCCAAAGCCTTCTCCTTCTGAATGGTCTAGGTTTTATCGTTCTGCCAACATTGTTTTCTGCCCTCTTGCCCTTTTATACTCTTGCAACTCATTTGTGCCACTAAACCACCCAATTTCGTTCCTCTTTCCAAACACCCATCTCCCGCTTTGGCTTGTTGTCCTCTTGATGACGTCTTCCCTAGCGTTCCTTCACTTCACAGTTGAAAAACAACCACCAAAAACCGAGCAACTGCCGGTTATCGTTGTAGCTTTCATAATGAGTGTTTTTTGGATATCAACAATTGCTGGTGAGCTTCTTAACTGCTTGGCTGCACTTGGAACCCTCCTTAAATTGCCTCCGGCACTCCTCGGCCTAACTGTTCTTGCTTGGGGAAACTCGGTAGGTGACCTTGTTGCTGATGTGGCAGTTGCAAAGGCGGGTAGACCAGCAATGGCTATGGCTGGTTGCTTTGCTGGTCCAATGTTTAACATGCTTGTTGGACTTGGATCGGCCTTGGTGATGCAAACAGCTAATGTGTATCCAAATGCTTACGAACTTGGATTCCATGTAGGTATTGTGATCGCTTTCGTATTCTTGTTGCTTAGTTTGATGGGATCTCTGCTGGTTATAACCTGGTCTAGATTCCGAGTTCCGAGATTCTGGGGGATCTGTCTTGTTGGACTGTATGTTGTTTTCACGTTCGTTAGTTTAATCATCGCCAGCTTCTCAACATGA